A genomic window from Arvicola amphibius chromosome 5, mArvAmp1.2, whole genome shotgun sequence includes:
- the Defb124 gene encoding beta-defensin 124, translating into MAQWILLIVAFLVLGHVPPGSSEFKRCWNGQGACRTYCARQETYMHLCPDASLCCLSYTYLPPPASKTRDD; encoded by the exons ATGGCACAGTGGATTCTGCTCATTGTAGCTTTCCTGGTCCTGGGTCATGTGCCACCag GAAGCAGTGAATTCAAACGGTGCTGGAATGGCCAAGGGGCCTGCCGAACTTACTGTGCGAGGCAGGAAACCTACATGCACCTGTGTCCTGACGCGTCCCTCTGCTGCCTTTCCTACACGTACCTGCCTCCGCCGGCCTCCAAGACCAGAGACGACTAA